CTATTCCATTCTCCTTTTAGGGCTTTATCAACCATTTTTTTGACTTGATTTGGCAAAATATTTGAAACAACGGAAATGACTCCGTGCCCTCCTACGCTCATAAGCGGAAGAGTAAGAGTATCGTCTCCTGAAAGATAAGTAAATTTTTTTCCGCAAAGCAAAATATCCATTGTCATTTGCTCTAAATTGCCGGTTGCTTCCTTGATGCCGACGATATTTTCATGCTCTGATAATTTTGCCATTATTTCCGGCGTGATATTAACGCCGGTTCGTCCGGGAATATTGTAAACAATTAAAGGAAGCCCGATATCGGCAATAGTATTGAAGTGGGAAATAAGGCCGTTTTGAGTCGGCTTGTTGTAATAAGGAGAGACAACCAAACAGCCGTCTGCTCCCGCTTTTTTGGCATGTCTTGTCAGTTCAAGCGCTTCTTTTGTATTATTTGACCCTGTGCCTGCGATAACTGGCACTTTTCCGGCAGCTTGATCAATTACAATTTCAATGGCTTGTTTATGCTCTTTAAAAGTGAGCGTGGGGCTTTCGCCTGTCGTTCCGCAGGGCACCAGGAAATCAATACCCTCTTTAATTTGCCAGTCAACAATATGGCAAAGAGATTTTTTATCCAGCGACAAGTCCGCCTTAAAAGGCGTAACCAGCGCGGTTCCGCATCCGATAAAAGATTTCATTTTAATCCTCCTTTGTTCTTGCCGCTCTTCGGAAACGGCTTGAGTCAAAGAGCTCTTAGGCACAAATCTTTATTGTGCTTGCACCGAAGAGACTTTGCCTCAAAAAAAATACCGCCCGCTTCCGGGTGGTATTTTAATTTTTAATTAATTCAAAACCTTACCGCCAGGAAAACGGGGAAAGTAAGGATTTTTTAGAAAATTCAATTGAATTGATATTCATGTTAGTGCAGAAACATGGTAGTAAAATTTTAAAATTATGTCAAATATCCTTAAGTTATTAAAATCAAATTATTATTTTAAATAATTTTTATAAAACTATGCAAAACTTCAATTTTTTGCTAAATTAATATAAGCTAGTTTTTTTGCCGATGTAGCTCAGTGGTAGAGCAAACGCTTCGTAAGCGTTAGGCCGTCGGTTCAAATCCGACCATCGGCTCTGTATTCTTTTTAAAAAATGTGTTAGAATTTCATAAGAAATTATGGCAGATATTGTTTTAAAAATGAAGGAAGTTAAACAGCGGCTTTACCATTTGGCCGACTGTCTTTGACATTGAAAAGAAAAAAAAGAGATTGCTGGCAATTGAAGAAGAATCTCAGAAAAAGGATTTTTGGGAAGATAGTGAAAGAGCAAAAGAAATAAGCAAAGAAATTGCCGATTTGAAAGAAGAAATTGACCGCTTTGATTTCTTAGAAAAGAAGATTTTGGAAATTGAAGAAGCCATGCCTCTTTTTTCAGACAGGGAAATTGCTCTTGAAGCGGAAGAAAATCTGTCATCTTTAGAAAAAGATTTAGAAGAAGAAGAATTTAAAGCATTTTTGTCGGGAAGATATGATAAAAACAATGCTGTTTTACAAATATATTCCGGGGCCGGGGGAGCGGATGCTCAGGATTGGGCGGCAATGCTTTTTAGAATGTACGAAAGGTATTGCTCTTACAAGGGATGGAAAGCAGTAGTTATCGACCAGTCATTCGGGGAAGGAGTTGGTCAAGATAATAGAATAGGATTAAAATCGGCAACAATTGAGATAAAAGGAAAATATGCCTACGGATTTTTGAAAAAAGAAACGGGAGTTCACCGCTTAGTAAGAATTTCTCCATTTTCGGCAAAAGATCTCAGGCATACTTCTTTTGCCCTTGTCGAGGTCTTGCCGGAAATAGGGACCAAAGATAGAAAAGATTTTGAAATTAA
The DNA window shown above is from Candidatus Paceibacterota bacterium and carries:
- the prfB gene encoding peptide chain release factor 2 gives rise to the protein MEKKKKRLLAIEEESQKKDFWEDSERAKEISKEIADLKEEIDRFDFLEKKILEIEEAMPLFSDREIALEAEENLSSLEKDLEEEEFKAFLSGRYDKNNAVLQIYSGAGGADAQDWAAMLFRMYERYCSYKGWKAVVIDQSFGEGVGQDNRIGLKSATIEIKGKYAYGFLKKETGVHRLVRISPFSAKDLRHTSFALVEVLPEIGTKDRKDFEIKDTDIRIETLRSSGPGGQNVNKRETAVRIIHIPTNISVSCQSERTQGLNKEKALNILYSKLLQKREEERKKEMENLKGKQVLAEWGNQIRSYVIHPYKQVKDLRTGVETSNVEDVLNGKIDKFIAEEIKLI
- the dapA gene encoding 4-hydroxy-tetrahydrodipicolinate synthase, producing the protein MKSFIGCGTALVTPFKADLSLDKKSLCHIVDWQIKEGIDFLVPCGTTGESPTLTFKEHKQAIEIVIDQAAGKVPVIAGTGSNNTKEALELTRHAKKAGADGCLVVSPYYNKPTQNGLISHFNTIADIGLPLIVYNIPGRTGVNITPEIMAKLSEHENIVGIKEATGNLEQMTMDILLCGKKFTYLSGDDTLTLPLMSVGGHGVISVVSNILPNQVKKMVDKALKGEWNSAQEIHLKLFPLSQIMFIETNPIPVKFAMAMMGLLNPIWRSPMTPPSCESQERIRKMMETFNLLP